One Perognathus longimembris pacificus isolate PPM17 chromosome 2, ASM2315922v1, whole genome shotgun sequence DNA segment encodes these proteins:
- the Krit1 gene encoding krev interaction trapped protein 1 isoform X2 — MGNPENIEDAYVAVIRPKNAASLNSREYRAKSYEILLHEVPIEGQKKKRKKVLLETKLQANSEITQGILDYVVETTKPISPANQGIRDGEKMGREAALFIVPSVVKDNTKYTYTPGCPIFYCLQDIMRVCSESSTHFATLTARMLIALDKWLDERHAQSHFIPALFRPSPLERIKTNVINPAYATESGQTENSLHMGYSALEIKSKMLALEKADTCVYNPLFGSDLQYTNRVDKVVINPYFGLGAPDYSKIQIPKQEKWQRSMSSVTEDKERQWVDDFPLHRSACEGDSELLSRLLNERFSVNQLDSDHWAPIHYACWYGKVEATRILLEKGKCNPNLLNGQLSSPLHFAAGGGHAEIVQILLNHPEVDRHITDQQGRSPLNICEENKQNNWEEAAKLLKEAINKPYEKVRIYRMDGSYRSVELRHGNNTTVQQIMEGMRLSQETQQYFTIWICSENLSLQLKPYHKPLQHVHDWPEILAELTNLDPQRETPQLFLRRDVRLPLEVEKKIEDPLALLILFDEARYNLLKGFYTAPDAKLITLASLLLQIVYGNYESKKHKQGFLNEENLKSIVPITKLKSKAPHWTNRILHEYKNLSTSEGVSKEMHHLQRMFLQNCWEIPTYGAAFFTGQIFTKASPSNHKVIPVYVGVNIKGLHLLNMETKALLISLKYGCFMWQLGDADTCFQIHSMENKMSFIVHTKQAGLVVKLLMKLNGQLMPTERNS; from the exons ATGGGAAATCCAGAAAACATAGAGGATGCATATGTTGCTGTTATTCGTCCAAAGAATGCTGCCAGTCTCAACTCTCGGGAATATAGAGCTAAGTCCTATGAA ATTTTATTGCATGAAGTTCCTATTgaaggacagaagaaaaagagaaagaaagttttGTTAGAAACAAAACTTCAAGCCAACAGTGAGATAACACAAGGCATATTGGATTATGTAGTAGAAACCACCAAACCAATTTCTCCAGCAAACCAGGGTATCAGAG ATGGAGAGAAGATGGGCAGAGAAGCAGCATTATTTATAGTTCCATCAGTTGTCAAAG ataataCTAAGTATACATACACTCCAGGATGCCCAATTTTTTACTGCTTACAAGATATTATGAGAGTGTGTAGTGAGTCCAGTACTCACTTTGCAACCCTTACAGCAAGGATGTTAATAGCCTTGGACAA gtggTTGGATGAACGTCATGCACAATCTCACTTTATTCCAGCTTTATTCCGACCTTCTCCCCTTGAGCGGATAAAAACTAATGTTATAAACCCTGCATATGCTACCGAATCAGGTCAAACAGAAAACTCACTACATATGGGCTATAGTGCACTGGAAATAAAGAGTAAAATGTTAGCACTAGAGAAAGCAGATACCTGTGTTTATAACCCTTTGTTTGGATCAGATCTTCAGTATACAAATCGG GTAGATAAAGTGGTAATAAATCCATACTTTGGCCTTGGAGCTCCAGACTACTCAAAAATACAAATACCCAAACAGGAAAAGTGGCAGAGAAGCATGAGCAGTGTTACAGAAGACAA AGAACGACAATGGGTAGATGATTTTCCTCTCCATCGAAGTGCCTGTGAAGGAGATTCAGAATTACTCAGCCGTCTTCTCAATGAGAGATTTTCAGTCAACCAATTAGATAGTGACCACTGGGCACCCATTCATTATGCATGCTG gtaTGGAAAAGTTGAGGCCACTCGCATATTATTAGAGAAAGGAAAGTGCAATCCAAACCTTTTAAATGGACAGCTAAGTTCTCCTCTTCACTTTGCTGCTGGAGGAGGACATGCTGAAATAGTTCAGATTCTCCTAAACCATCCAGAAGTTGACAGA CACATAACAGACCAACAAGGAAGATCCCCATTAaatatttgtgaagaaaacaaacaaaataattggGAAGAAGCCGCTAAATTATTGAAGGAAGCCATTAACAAACCA TATGAAAAAGTTCGAATATATAGAATGGATGGATCATACCGTTCTGTTGAACTGAGGCATGGAAATAATACCACAGTGCagcagataatggaaggaatgcgTCTATCTCAAGAAACTCAGCAGTATTTCACTATATGGATCTGTTCAGAAAACCTTA GCCTTCAGCTCAAGCCTTATCATAAACCTTTACAACATGTTCATGACTGGCCAGAAATACTTGCTGAATTGACTAATTTGGACCCCCAAAGAGAAACACCACAGCTTTTCCTGCGAAGGGATGTGAGACTTCCTCTAGAAGTTGAAAAAAAG atTGAAGACCCACTAGCACTTCTTATTCTCTTCGATGAAGCCAGATACAATTTACTGAAGGGCTTTTATACAGCTCCTGATGCTAAACTGATAACGTTGGCAAGTCTCTTACTGCAAATAGTTTATGGAAACTATGAGAGTAAGAAACATAAACAAGGCTTCCTAAA TGAAGAAAATCTGAAATCCATTGTACCTATTACCAAACTGAAAAGTAAGGCACCTCACTGGACAAATCGAATTCTTCATGAGTACAAG AATCTAAGTACAAGTGAGGGTGTCAGTAAAGAAATGCATCACCTGCAGCGAATGTTCTTACAGAATTGTTGGGAAATTCCTACATATGGAGCAGCTTTTTTCACAGGACAGATATTTACCAAGGCAAGCCCCAGCAATCATAAAGTAATCCCTGTATATGTAGGAGTGAATATAAAAGGGCTTCATCTCCTCAACATGGAAACAAAG GCTTTACTCATCAGTCTTAAGTATGGCTGTTTCATGTGGCAGTTGGGAGATGCTGATACTTGTTTTCAGATCCAtagtatggaaaataaaatgagctTTATAGTTCACACAAAACAG GCTGGTCTGGTGGTAAAATTGCTAAT
- the Krit1 gene encoding krev interaction trapped protein 1 isoform X1, which yields MGNPENIEDAYVAVIRPKNAASLNSREYRAKSYEILLHEVPIEGQKKKRKKVLLETKLQANSEITQGILDYVVETTKPISPANQGIRGKRVVLMKRFPLDGEKMGREAALFIVPSVVKDNTKYTYTPGCPIFYCLQDIMRVCSESSTHFATLTARMLIALDKWLDERHAQSHFIPALFRPSPLERIKTNVINPAYATESGQTENSLHMGYSALEIKSKMLALEKADTCVYNPLFGSDLQYTNRVDKVVINPYFGLGAPDYSKIQIPKQEKWQRSMSSVTEDKERQWVDDFPLHRSACEGDSELLSRLLNERFSVNQLDSDHWAPIHYACWYGKVEATRILLEKGKCNPNLLNGQLSSPLHFAAGGGHAEIVQILLNHPEVDRHITDQQGRSPLNICEENKQNNWEEAAKLLKEAINKPYEKVRIYRMDGSYRSVELRHGNNTTVQQIMEGMRLSQETQQYFTIWICSENLSLQLKPYHKPLQHVHDWPEILAELTNLDPQRETPQLFLRRDVRLPLEVEKKIEDPLALLILFDEARYNLLKGFYTAPDAKLITLASLLLQIVYGNYESKKHKQGFLNEENLKSIVPITKLKSKAPHWTNRILHEYKNLSTSEGVSKEMHHLQRMFLQNCWEIPTYGAAFFTGQIFTKASPSNHKVIPVYVGVNIKGLHLLNMETKALLISLKYGCFMWQLGDADTCFQIHSMENKMSFIVHTKQAGLVVKLLMKLNGQLMPTERNS from the exons ATGGGAAATCCAGAAAACATAGAGGATGCATATGTTGCTGTTATTCGTCCAAAGAATGCTGCCAGTCTCAACTCTCGGGAATATAGAGCTAAGTCCTATGAA ATTTTATTGCATGAAGTTCCTATTgaaggacagaagaaaaagagaaagaaagttttGTTAGAAACAAAACTTCAAGCCAACAGTGAGATAACACAAGGCATATTGGATTATGTAGTAGAAACCACCAAACCAATTTCTCCAGCAAACCAGGGTATCAGAG gaaaacGAGTGGTGCTAATGAAGAGATTTCCTTTAGATGGAGAGAAGATGGGCAGAGAAGCAGCATTATTTATAGTTCCATCAGTTGTCAAAG ataataCTAAGTATACATACACTCCAGGATGCCCAATTTTTTACTGCTTACAAGATATTATGAGAGTGTGTAGTGAGTCCAGTACTCACTTTGCAACCCTTACAGCAAGGATGTTAATAGCCTTGGACAA gtggTTGGATGAACGTCATGCACAATCTCACTTTATTCCAGCTTTATTCCGACCTTCTCCCCTTGAGCGGATAAAAACTAATGTTATAAACCCTGCATATGCTACCGAATCAGGTCAAACAGAAAACTCACTACATATGGGCTATAGTGCACTGGAAATAAAGAGTAAAATGTTAGCACTAGAGAAAGCAGATACCTGTGTTTATAACCCTTTGTTTGGATCAGATCTTCAGTATACAAATCGG GTAGATAAAGTGGTAATAAATCCATACTTTGGCCTTGGAGCTCCAGACTACTCAAAAATACAAATACCCAAACAGGAAAAGTGGCAGAGAAGCATGAGCAGTGTTACAGAAGACAA AGAACGACAATGGGTAGATGATTTTCCTCTCCATCGAAGTGCCTGTGAAGGAGATTCAGAATTACTCAGCCGTCTTCTCAATGAGAGATTTTCAGTCAACCAATTAGATAGTGACCACTGGGCACCCATTCATTATGCATGCTG gtaTGGAAAAGTTGAGGCCACTCGCATATTATTAGAGAAAGGAAAGTGCAATCCAAACCTTTTAAATGGACAGCTAAGTTCTCCTCTTCACTTTGCTGCTGGAGGAGGACATGCTGAAATAGTTCAGATTCTCCTAAACCATCCAGAAGTTGACAGA CACATAACAGACCAACAAGGAAGATCCCCATTAaatatttgtgaagaaaacaaacaaaataattggGAAGAAGCCGCTAAATTATTGAAGGAAGCCATTAACAAACCA TATGAAAAAGTTCGAATATATAGAATGGATGGATCATACCGTTCTGTTGAACTGAGGCATGGAAATAATACCACAGTGCagcagataatggaaggaatgcgTCTATCTCAAGAAACTCAGCAGTATTTCACTATATGGATCTGTTCAGAAAACCTTA GCCTTCAGCTCAAGCCTTATCATAAACCTTTACAACATGTTCATGACTGGCCAGAAATACTTGCTGAATTGACTAATTTGGACCCCCAAAGAGAAACACCACAGCTTTTCCTGCGAAGGGATGTGAGACTTCCTCTAGAAGTTGAAAAAAAG atTGAAGACCCACTAGCACTTCTTATTCTCTTCGATGAAGCCAGATACAATTTACTGAAGGGCTTTTATACAGCTCCTGATGCTAAACTGATAACGTTGGCAAGTCTCTTACTGCAAATAGTTTATGGAAACTATGAGAGTAAGAAACATAAACAAGGCTTCCTAAA TGAAGAAAATCTGAAATCCATTGTACCTATTACCAAACTGAAAAGTAAGGCACCTCACTGGACAAATCGAATTCTTCATGAGTACAAG AATCTAAGTACAAGTGAGGGTGTCAGTAAAGAAATGCATCACCTGCAGCGAATGTTCTTACAGAATTGTTGGGAAATTCCTACATATGGAGCAGCTTTTTTCACAGGACAGATATTTACCAAGGCAAGCCCCAGCAATCATAAAGTAATCCCTGTATATGTAGGAGTGAATATAAAAGGGCTTCATCTCCTCAACATGGAAACAAAG GCTTTACTCATCAGTCTTAAGTATGGCTGTTTCATGTGGCAGTTGGGAGATGCTGATACTTGTTTTCAGATCCAtagtatggaaaataaaatgagctTTATAGTTCACACAAAACAG GCTGGTCTGGTGGTAAAATTGCTAAT
- the Krit1 gene encoding krev interaction trapped protein 1 isoform X3: MKRFPLDGEKMGREAALFIVPSVVKDNTKYTYTPGCPIFYCLQDIMRVCSESSTHFATLTARMLIALDKWLDERHAQSHFIPALFRPSPLERIKTNVINPAYATESGQTENSLHMGYSALEIKSKMLALEKADTCVYNPLFGSDLQYTNRVDKVVINPYFGLGAPDYSKIQIPKQEKWQRSMSSVTEDKERQWVDDFPLHRSACEGDSELLSRLLNERFSVNQLDSDHWAPIHYACWYGKVEATRILLEKGKCNPNLLNGQLSSPLHFAAGGGHAEIVQILLNHPEVDRHITDQQGRSPLNICEENKQNNWEEAAKLLKEAINKPYEKVRIYRMDGSYRSVELRHGNNTTVQQIMEGMRLSQETQQYFTIWICSENLSLQLKPYHKPLQHVHDWPEILAELTNLDPQRETPQLFLRRDVRLPLEVEKKIEDPLALLILFDEARYNLLKGFYTAPDAKLITLASLLLQIVYGNYESKKHKQGFLNEENLKSIVPITKLKSKAPHWTNRILHEYKNLSTSEGVSKEMHHLQRMFLQNCWEIPTYGAAFFTGQIFTKASPSNHKVIPVYVGVNIKGLHLLNMETKALLISLKYGCFMWQLGDADTCFQIHSMENKMSFIVHTKQAGLVVKLLMKLNGQLMPTERNS; encoded by the exons ATGAAGAGATTTCCTTTAGATGGAGAGAAGATGGGCAGAGAAGCAGCATTATTTATAGTTCCATCAGTTGTCAAAG ataataCTAAGTATACATACACTCCAGGATGCCCAATTTTTTACTGCTTACAAGATATTATGAGAGTGTGTAGTGAGTCCAGTACTCACTTTGCAACCCTTACAGCAAGGATGTTAATAGCCTTGGACAA gtggTTGGATGAACGTCATGCACAATCTCACTTTATTCCAGCTTTATTCCGACCTTCTCCCCTTGAGCGGATAAAAACTAATGTTATAAACCCTGCATATGCTACCGAATCAGGTCAAACAGAAAACTCACTACATATGGGCTATAGTGCACTGGAAATAAAGAGTAAAATGTTAGCACTAGAGAAAGCAGATACCTGTGTTTATAACCCTTTGTTTGGATCAGATCTTCAGTATACAAATCGG GTAGATAAAGTGGTAATAAATCCATACTTTGGCCTTGGAGCTCCAGACTACTCAAAAATACAAATACCCAAACAGGAAAAGTGGCAGAGAAGCATGAGCAGTGTTACAGAAGACAA AGAACGACAATGGGTAGATGATTTTCCTCTCCATCGAAGTGCCTGTGAAGGAGATTCAGAATTACTCAGCCGTCTTCTCAATGAGAGATTTTCAGTCAACCAATTAGATAGTGACCACTGGGCACCCATTCATTATGCATGCTG gtaTGGAAAAGTTGAGGCCACTCGCATATTATTAGAGAAAGGAAAGTGCAATCCAAACCTTTTAAATGGACAGCTAAGTTCTCCTCTTCACTTTGCTGCTGGAGGAGGACATGCTGAAATAGTTCAGATTCTCCTAAACCATCCAGAAGTTGACAGA CACATAACAGACCAACAAGGAAGATCCCCATTAaatatttgtgaagaaaacaaacaaaataattggGAAGAAGCCGCTAAATTATTGAAGGAAGCCATTAACAAACCA TATGAAAAAGTTCGAATATATAGAATGGATGGATCATACCGTTCTGTTGAACTGAGGCATGGAAATAATACCACAGTGCagcagataatggaaggaatgcgTCTATCTCAAGAAACTCAGCAGTATTTCACTATATGGATCTGTTCAGAAAACCTTA GCCTTCAGCTCAAGCCTTATCATAAACCTTTACAACATGTTCATGACTGGCCAGAAATACTTGCTGAATTGACTAATTTGGACCCCCAAAGAGAAACACCACAGCTTTTCCTGCGAAGGGATGTGAGACTTCCTCTAGAAGTTGAAAAAAAG atTGAAGACCCACTAGCACTTCTTATTCTCTTCGATGAAGCCAGATACAATTTACTGAAGGGCTTTTATACAGCTCCTGATGCTAAACTGATAACGTTGGCAAGTCTCTTACTGCAAATAGTTTATGGAAACTATGAGAGTAAGAAACATAAACAAGGCTTCCTAAA TGAAGAAAATCTGAAATCCATTGTACCTATTACCAAACTGAAAAGTAAGGCACCTCACTGGACAAATCGAATTCTTCATGAGTACAAG AATCTAAGTACAAGTGAGGGTGTCAGTAAAGAAATGCATCACCTGCAGCGAATGTTCTTACAGAATTGTTGGGAAATTCCTACATATGGAGCAGCTTTTTTCACAGGACAGATATTTACCAAGGCAAGCCCCAGCAATCATAAAGTAATCCCTGTATATGTAGGAGTGAATATAAAAGGGCTTCATCTCCTCAACATGGAAACAAAG GCTTTACTCATCAGTCTTAAGTATGGCTGTTTCATGTGGCAGTTGGGAGATGCTGATACTTGTTTTCAGATCCAtagtatggaaaataaaatgagctTTATAGTTCACACAAAACAG GCTGGTCTGGTGGTAAAATTGCTAAT